A single Capillibacterium thermochitinicola DNA region contains:
- the rpsL gene encoding 30S ribosomal protein S12, with translation MPTINQLVRKGRKKVYKKSSAPALLWSYNNKKEDMFETAKGNPQKRGVCTRVSTVTPKKPNSALRKVARVRLSNRLEVTAYIPGEGHNLQEHSVVLIRGGRVKDLPGVRYHIIRGTLDTAGVQDRKQGRSKYGTKRPKTATAKK, from the coding sequence ATGCCAACCATTAATCAGTTAGTAAGAAAGGGACGGAAAAAAGTTTACAAGAAGAGCTCAGCTCCGGCACTACTCTGGTCTTACAACAATAAGAAAGAGGACATGTTTGAAACGGCCAAGGGTAATCCGCAAAAACGCGGTGTCTGTACGAGAGTTTCGACAGTGACCCCGAAGAAGCCGAACTCGGCATTGCGCAAAGTGGCCAGGGTACGCCTTTCCAATCGCTTAGAGGTTACCGCCTACATCCCGGGTGAAGGCCATAACCTCCAGGAACACTCGGTGGTATTGATCCGGGGTGGAAGGGTCAAGGATTTACCGGGTGTGCGTTATCATATCATCCGCGGTACCTTGGACACCGCTGGCGTACAAGACCGTAAGCAAGGCCGTTCTAAGTACGGGACGAAACGCCCGAAAACCGCTACTGCGAAAAAGTAA
- a CDS encoding ribosomal L7Ae/L30e/S12e/Gadd45 family protein, with protein MGEPDLKTRKKRIVGLKQTLRAIQQNKPCIVYLANDVDEHIVKKIKMASAGKDVKIIVTRVGRKELGRICQIDVSAAVVALVQE; from the coding sequence TTGGGTGAACCGGATCTTAAGACCAGGAAGAAAAGGATCGTCGGTTTAAAACAGACCTTACGGGCAATTCAACAAAACAAACCTTGTATCGTCTACCTGGCGAATGATGTGGATGAACATATTGTGAAAAAGATCAAAATGGCCAGCGCCGGGAAGGACGTTAAGATTATAGTAACACGGGTGGGGAGAAAAGAATTGGGACGCATTTGCCAGATTGATGTTAGCGCAGCAGTAGTTGCTTTGGTTCAAGAATAG